A single genomic interval of Lentimicrobium saccharophilum harbors:
- a CDS encoding IS5 family transposase: MQDFVSLMHKNLQIMLGKSPTKSQRELFRPMLDDFINLDHELVRLANKIDWGYFEKEFSVYYSDQGAPSVPIRLMVGCLLLKHIYNLGDDRIPEVWVRDVYFQYFCGGVFFEHKFPFDPSDFTHFRNRVGEEGIGKIFAYSVKLHGQSVHKQSKFSLSDTTVQENNTTFPTDAKLCKKVIDQCNKIAEKEDIDQRQRYTRESKQLLRDTYNGKHPRRAKKAKKSKRRLKTIANTLLRELGRKMSEEQQGKYAKELKLYHRAVNQQKNDTDKVYSLHKPFTRCIAKGKPHKQYEFGNKVGLITTGKKGKRIILAISAFLGNPFDGHTIEPLINQMISNDIKLPQEVVYDRGGRGRSEIEGVKILTPHKPKASDTIAQKHKKRKKFRSRAAIEPIIGHLKTDFRMGQNYLLGEKGIQINALMAATAWNLKKMMEKLKLEFFRFIFQTLVEPLFLFFPARKNSF; the protein is encoded by the coding sequence ATGCAGGATTTTGTATCTTTAATGCATAAAAACCTGCAAATTATGCTTGGAAAATCACCCACAAAGAGCCAGAGGGAATTATTTCGTCCGATGCTTGACGATTTTATCAATTTGGATCATGAGCTTGTTCGTTTAGCCAATAAAATTGATTGGGGATATTTTGAGAAAGAATTCTCGGTCTATTATTCTGATCAGGGAGCACCCAGTGTTCCTATCAGGTTAATGGTTGGCTGCTTGCTCTTAAAACACATTTATAATCTTGGAGATGACCGTATTCCTGAGGTTTGGGTTCGTGATGTTTACTTTCAATATTTCTGCGGGGGAGTCTTTTTCGAACATAAATTTCCTTTTGACCCGAGCGATTTCACTCACTTTCGCAATCGTGTGGGAGAAGAAGGAATAGGCAAAATATTTGCATACAGTGTAAAACTGCACGGGCAATCTGTTCACAAGCAATCGAAGTTTTCCTTGTCAGATACAACCGTTCAGGAAAACAATACTACGTTTCCAACAGATGCCAAATTATGCAAGAAAGTTATAGACCAATGCAACAAAATAGCTGAGAAAGAAGATATTGATCAACGGCAACGATACACCAGGGAGAGTAAGCAACTGCTACGCGACACTTACAATGGCAAGCATCCCCGACGAGCCAAAAAGGCAAAAAAGTCAAAAAGACGTCTAAAGACCATTGCCAATACGTTGTTGAGGGAGCTGGGTCGAAAAATGAGCGAGGAACAGCAAGGGAAGTACGCAAAAGAACTGAAACTCTATCATCGTGCTGTCAACCAGCAGAAAAACGACACCGACAAGGTTTACAGCCTTCACAAGCCCTTTACCCGTTGCATAGCCAAAGGCAAACCACATAAGCAATATGAGTTTGGCAACAAAGTAGGGTTGATTACCACTGGCAAAAAAGGGAAGAGGATTATTTTAGCCATCAGTGCATTTTTGGGTAACCCCTTCGATGGCCACACGATTGAGCCTTTGATTAATCAAATGATTAGCAATGACATAAAGCTACCTCAGGAAGTGGTTTATGACCGGGGAGGAAGAGGAAGGTCAGAGATTGAAGGTGTAAAGATCCTGACACCCCATAAACCCAAGGCCAGCGATACAATTGCTCAGAAACATAAGAAACGTAAAAAGTTCAGATCACGGGCAGCTATCGAGCCAATTATCGGACATCTGAAAACAGATTTTCGAATGGGACAGAACTACCTTTTAGGAGAGAAAGGCATACAAATCAATGCTTTGATGGCTGCAACCGCATGGAATCTGAAGAAAATGATGGAAAAACTCAAACTAGAGTTTTTTCGTTTCATTTTTCAAACGCTGGTTGAGCCTCTTTTTTTATTTTTTCCCGCTCGGAAAAATAGTTTTTAA
- a CDS encoding site-specific integrase, whose amino-acid sequence MNTSHFRIIQRTETTRKDGTCSLYLYANINGVKMYFTTGKSILAKHWNQKSQKVSANCNDFTEIQDAIDLYLSRAKEFIARANIEKQTIDLDAFERMLRGEVYDHTDFIAFIEHDIKNNCGKYSQGTIANYNVQLTKLKGFRKKISFQQLNPFFWREYESYLFGLGNNPNTIHKAFRTLKVFINRAIEQGIIQANPFAKIRVERNEGNMQFLTREELGKLEKLYKGFMTVELKRTLQYFLFSCYTGLRYSDIRELKQKHLFLGEESHIEKVMFKTNRIIRIPLIEQAIRLMPSKTLAELAVFHVYCNQVTNRHLKSIMKLAGINKRISFHCARHTFATITLGLCNDIAVVSKLLGHTKIETTQIYAKVQDEQKRKAMRMWNAK is encoded by the coding sequence ATGAACACTTCTCACTTCAGAATCATCCAGCGTACCGAAACAACCAGAAAAGACGGTACATGTTCGTTATATCTCTATGCGAACATTAATGGTGTTAAAATGTACTTTACCACCGGAAAATCTATCCTGGCAAAACATTGGAATCAAAAGTCCCAGAAAGTTTCTGCTAATTGTAACGACTTCACCGAAATTCAGGATGCAATTGACCTGTATCTAAGCAGGGCCAAAGAGTTCATTGCCCGCGCCAACATTGAAAAACAAACTATTGATCTGGACGCTTTCGAAAGAATGCTACGCGGAGAAGTATATGACCACACAGACTTCATCGCTTTCATAGAGCATGATATCAAAAATAACTGTGGAAAATATTCGCAAGGAACAATAGCAAATTACAATGTGCAGTTAACCAAACTAAAAGGTTTCCGCAAAAAGATCTCTTTTCAACAGCTTAATCCTTTCTTCTGGCGGGAGTATGAATCATACTTGTTTGGATTGGGCAATAATCCTAATACCATACATAAAGCGTTCAGGACTCTTAAAGTTTTCATTAACAGGGCTATTGAGCAAGGAATTATTCAGGCTAATCCTTTTGCAAAAATAAGAGTTGAAAGAAATGAAGGCAATATGCAGTTTCTGACCAGAGAGGAATTGGGTAAGCTGGAAAAGCTCTACAAAGGGTTTATGACTGTCGAACTGAAAAGGACACTCCAGTACTTTCTTTTTTCATGCTATACCGGACTACGGTATTCCGATATTAGAGAACTAAAACAAAAGCATCTTTTTCTCGGAGAAGAAAGTCATATAGAAAAAGTGATGTTTAAAACAAACCGGATAATCAGGATTCCACTTATTGAACAAGCAATAAGACTAATGCCTTCAAAAACGCTTGCAGAACTTGCGGTTTTCCATGTTTATTGCAATCAGGTAACTAACAGGCACCTTAAGAGCATTATGAAACTTGCCGGAATTAATAAACGCATTTCGTTCCATTGCGCACGTCATACATTCGCTACTATTACTTTAGGACTGTGTAACGATATTGCTGTAGTCAGTAAGCTACTCGGACATACAAAGATTGAAACGACTCAGATTTATGCTAAAGTACAAGATGAACAGAAAAGGAAGGCGATGAGAATGTGGAATGCGAAATAG
- a CDS encoding 4Fe-4S dicluster domain-containing protein, producing the protein MTKQIIFTVALLITLGIFAFTIRRIYKFFTLTKPFSISSWGQRISLVLKVAIGQTKIFRFPLIGLVHALVFWGFMVITLGSIEMVIDGISGLERSMAFTGWFYDVVMASGDIMAYVIMLSMLLFLGRRLFISVRRFSGIEMQKKSKLDALAALGIIFMLMVSLAGINLTYVQMHPGGYEGAYPLSAALAPVLFGQGRELIVLHEVSWWVHILLIFAFANILPYSKHFHVFTSVPNVLLSRLEPLGQLPNMESVTNEVRMMMNPETAFAPAPEGQAAPARFGVKDVEDVTWKNYLDSLACTECGRCTSVCPANITGKKLSPRKIFVDLRARMKEKGPGLLKDLSFDDGKSLVRDFISAEELWACTTCNACAQECPININHPTLIVDMRRYLVMEEATMPPSIASMLQNIQNNGAPWQYPAEDRMKWADLL; encoded by the coding sequence ATGACAAAACAGATCATTTTTACGGTGGCATTGCTGATTACACTCGGCATCTTTGCCTTTACCATCCGAAGGATCTATAAGTTCTTCACACTTACAAAGCCATTCAGCATCAGCAGCTGGGGACAGCGTATCAGCCTGGTGCTGAAAGTCGCCATCGGTCAGACCAAGATCTTCAGGTTTCCTCTGATAGGATTGGTGCATGCCCTGGTTTTCTGGGGTTTTATGGTCATCACCCTGGGAAGCATTGAGATGGTGATTGACGGAATCTCAGGACTTGAAAGGAGCATGGCCTTCACCGGCTGGTTTTACGATGTGGTGATGGCTTCGGGCGATATCATGGCGTATGTGATTATGTTGTCGATGCTGCTTTTCCTGGGTCGCCGGCTGTTCATTTCCGTTCGCCGGTTCTCGGGCATCGAAATGCAGAAAAAGTCGAAACTCGACGCCCTGGCAGCCCTGGGCATTATTTTTATGCTGATGGTTTCCCTGGCGGGGATCAACCTCACGTATGTTCAGATGCATCCGGGCGGATACGAAGGCGCATATCCCCTGAGCGCGGCCCTGGCTCCGGTTTTGTTCGGGCAAGGAAGAGAACTTATTGTACTTCATGAGGTCAGCTGGTGGGTGCATATCCTGCTGATATTCGCGTTTGCCAATATACTGCCTTACTCCAAGCATTTTCATGTATTCACCTCTGTGCCCAATGTGCTGCTGAGCAGGCTGGAGCCGCTGGGACAACTGCCCAATATGGAGAGTGTTACCAATGAGGTAAGGATGATGATGAATCCGGAAACGGCCTTTGCCCCGGCGCCTGAGGGACAAGCCGCCCCGGCCCGTTTCGGTGTGAAGGATGTGGAGGATGTTACCTGGAAAAACTACCTGGATTCCCTGGCCTGCACCGAATGCGGCCGCTGTACTTCCGTATGTCCGGCCAACATTACCGGTAAGAAGCTTTCGCCCCGTAAAATATTCGTGGACCTGCGGGCAAGAATGAAGGAGAAAGGCCCGGGTTTGCTCAAAGACCTGAGTTTTGACGATGGAAAATCCCTGGTGCGCGACTTTATCTCCGCCGAGGAGTTGTGGGCCTGCACTACCTGCAATGCCTGTGCCCAGGAATGTCCCATCAACATCAACCACCCCACGCTGATCGTTGATATGCGGCGCTACCTGGTGATGGAGGAAGCCACCATGCCCCCGTCCATCGCCTCTATGCTGCAGAACATCCAGAACAACGGCGCTCCCTGGCAATACCCTGCCGAGGACAGGATGAAGTGGGCAGACCTGCTTTAA
- a CDS encoding tryptophanase, with protein MELPFAESYKIKMVEHLRRSTREEREQWIREANYNLFKLKSEQVFIDLLTDSGTGAMSDRQWSEMMLGDESYAGASSYFKMKDTIREILGFEYFLPTHQGRAAENVLFSALVKAGDIIPGNSHFDTTKGHIEFRKAKAVDCTIAEAFDTTVNHPFKGNLDLNKLEDVLKSHPKEKVPFIVVTVTCNSSGGQPVSMENLRGVRQLADKYGIMVVFDSARFAENAYFIKTREAGYAGKTIREIVLEMFSYADAMTMSSKKDAIVNMGGFIGMRSKELFEKASVFNIMFEGYITYGGMSGRDMNALAQGLREGTCFDYLETRISQVAYLGQRLVDFGVPVQQPFGGHAIFVDAKRFLPQLPREQFQAQTLAVELYLEGGVRGVEIGALLADRDPETRENRYPALELLRLTIPRRVYTNNHMDYVATALANVYERRNSIIKGLKITGEAPIMRHFTVDLAKV; from the coding sequence ATGGAATTACCATTTGCAGAATCATATAAAATCAAGATGGTGGAGCACCTCCGCCGCAGCACCCGCGAGGAACGCGAACAATGGATCAGGGAAGCCAATTACAACCTTTTCAAGCTTAAAAGCGAGCAGGTATTTATCGACCTGCTTACCGACTCGGGCACCGGTGCCATGAGCGACCGGCAGTGGAGCGAAATGATGTTGGGTGACGAAAGTTATGCCGGCGCCTCTTCGTATTTTAAAATGAAAGACACCATCAGGGAAATCCTGGGCTTCGAATATTTCCTGCCTACTCATCAGGGCCGGGCTGCCGAGAATGTTCTTTTCTCCGCGCTGGTCAAAGCAGGTGATATCATTCCCGGCAACTCCCACTTCGACACCACCAAGGGACATATTGAATTCCGCAAGGCCAAAGCGGTGGACTGCACCATAGCCGAAGCCTTCGACACCACCGTCAATCATCCCTTCAAGGGCAATCTTGACCTGAACAAACTGGAAGACGTGCTGAAAAGCCATCCGAAAGAAAAAGTTCCGTTTATCGTGGTTACCGTAACCTGCAACTCTTCGGGCGGGCAGCCGGTTTCTATGGAAAACCTGCGCGGCGTCAGGCAACTGGCCGACAAATACGGAATTATGGTGGTCTTCGACTCGGCCCGTTTCGCCGAAAACGCTTACTTCATCAAGACCCGCGAGGCAGGTTATGCCGGCAAAACCATACGCGAAATTGTGCTGGAGATGTTCAGCTACGCCGACGCCATGACCATGAGCAGCAAGAAAGACGCCATTGTGAATATGGGCGGATTTATCGGCATGCGCAGCAAGGAACTTTTCGAAAAGGCTTCCGTTTTCAACATTATGTTCGAAGGCTACATCACTTACGGCGGGATGTCGGGCCGCGATATGAACGCCCTGGCCCAGGGGCTGCGCGAAGGCACCTGCTTCGATTACCTTGAAACCCGCATCAGCCAGGTGGCATACCTTGGTCAGCGGCTGGTTGACTTCGGCGTGCCTGTGCAGCAGCCCTTCGGCGGACATGCCATCTTTGTGGATGCCAAGCGTTTTCTGCCCCAGTTGCCCAGGGAACAGTTCCAGGCACAGACACTGGCCGTAGAGCTTTACCTTGAAGGTGGCGTGCGCGGTGTGGAAATCGGCGCCCTGCTGGCCGACCGCGACCCGGAGACCCGCGAAAACCGCTATCCCGCGCTGGAGCTGCTGCGCCTTACCATCCCGCGAAGGGTCTACACCAACAACCATATGGATTATGTGGCCACCGCCCTCGCCAATGTGTATGAACGCCGCAACAGCATTATCAAAGGACTGAAAATCACCGGTGAAGCCCCTATTATGCGGCACTTCACCGTTGATCTGGCCAAAGTATAA
- a CDS encoding four helix bundle protein, which produces MESKENIIKSLTFEFALEIIDFAEMLEKMQKYVIAKQLLKSGTSIGANVREAQQSESRLDFIHKMKIATKEADETAYWLELCAAAKSYPTNTSLLEKIEIIRKILYKILSTARENLKHEMLEQRNSSRKK; this is translated from the coding sequence ATGGAAAGTAAAGAGAACATTATCAAGTCATTGACTTTTGAGTTTGCCCTTGAAATAATTGATTTTGCAGAAATGCTGGAAAAGATGCAAAAGTATGTGATTGCGAAACAATTGCTTAAATCCGGTACATCCATTGGAGCCAATGTCAGAGAAGCACAGCAGAGTGAAAGCCGGCTGGATTTTATTCATAAGATGAAAATTGCAACCAAAGAAGCCGATGAGACAGCCTATTGGTTGGAATTATGTGCTGCAGCAAAATCATATCCAACGAATACTTCACTTCTTGAGAAAATTGAAATAATAAGGAAAATCCTCTATAAAATTCTATCAACTGCCAGAGAGAACTTAAAGCACGAAATGTTGGAACAAAGAAACAGTAGCCGGAAGAAGTGA
- a CDS encoding (Fe-S)-binding protein: MNTIKVPLMSDLAARGETPEYLFWVGCAGAFDERYQKVTRAFVRLLHHAGISYAVLGTEETCTGDPARRAGDEMTFQMQALTVIETLKAYNVKRIITCCPHCFNIFKNEYPDLGGHYEVTHHSQFLRMLVEEGRIKADPAVFSDKTIVFHDPCYLGRGNGEYESPRAVIATLRARTAEMPRNRSKALCCGAGGAQMFKEAEPGNREVNTERTEEALATGARIVATACPFCMTMLSDGIKFKDKQEEVKNYDIAELLAMSLGL; the protein is encoded by the coding sequence ATGAACACAATCAAAGTCCCTTTAATGTCCGATCTCGCTGCGCGGGGCGAAACCCCTGAATACCTTTTCTGGGTTGGCTGTGCAGGCGCTTTTGATGAACGCTATCAGAAAGTAACCCGTGCTTTTGTGCGGCTATTGCATCACGCCGGAATCAGTTATGCCGTGCTGGGCACGGAGGAGACCTGCACGGGCGATCCTGCCCGCAGGGCCGGTGACGAGATGACCTTTCAGATGCAGGCACTGACGGTGATTGAAACGCTGAAGGCCTATAATGTCAAAAGGATCATCACCTGCTGTCCGCATTGTTTCAATATTTTCAAAAATGAATATCCCGACCTGGGTGGACATTACGAGGTCACCCATCATTCGCAGTTTCTCAGGATGCTGGTTGAAGAAGGGAGGATCAAGGCGGACCCGGCGGTTTTCAGCGACAAGACCATTGTATTTCATGATCCCTGTTACCTGGGCAGGGGCAATGGCGAGTATGAATCGCCCAGGGCCGTGATCGCCACCTTGAGGGCACGCACCGCCGAGATGCCCCGGAACCGGAGCAAAGCGCTGTGTTGCGGTGCCGGCGGCGCCCAAATGTTCAAGGAAGCAGAGCCCGGAAACAGGGAGGTGAACACCGAACGCACCGAAGAAGCGCTGGCCACCGGCGCCCGGATAGTGGCCACCGCCTGCCCCTTCTGCATGACCATGCTTTCTGACGGCATTAAGTTCAAAGACAAGCAGGAAGAGGTAAAAAACTACGACATTGCCGAGTTGCTGGCCATGTCGCTGGGGCTCTAA
- a CDS encoding IS1595-like element ISLesa1 family transposase, which translates to MDYQEILSAIRALPSHQQANLIAELTGNESAPDYLSLRRNQLINKQVGCPHCGSLRFYRFGKDKGSQRFKCRACSRTFTEYTGTWLAGLHKKELVNDYLELMHKSMSLDKIKFALSINKKTAFDWRHKVLSSLEEVRKDDFNGIVESDETFFLLSEKGKEQQTRKGRKRGGSSSSRGVSKDQVAVIVTSDRKGAMDMKVVTLGRISKADIENAIGNRIEKDSILCADGHVSYKGFAKDNQLSLVVLRADLKQYVKNGIYHIQTVNSLHNRVKKWIDSTFWGVSTKYLQNYLNWYRVQQAVKSSLRPTEEVVKYTTLDLLSLTRYRTIGEKYQTLKATHL; encoded by the coding sequence ATGGACTATCAAGAAATATTATCAGCCATTCGCGCCTTACCCTCGCACCAACAGGCGAACCTGATTGCAGAATTAACGGGGAACGAAAGTGCCCCCGACTACCTATCATTACGCAGAAACCAACTGATAAACAAGCAGGTTGGCTGTCCTCATTGCGGAAGCCTAAGGTTTTACAGATTTGGCAAGGATAAGGGCAGCCAACGCTTTAAATGCAGAGCTTGCAGTCGAACATTTACGGAGTACACGGGCACATGGCTAGCTGGTCTGCATAAGAAAGAGCTTGTTAATGATTACCTTGAACTGATGCATAAGTCCATGTCATTGGATAAAATAAAGTTTGCTCTGAGCATTAACAAGAAAACCGCCTTTGATTGGCGTCATAAAGTGCTTTCCTCTCTCGAAGAGGTAAGGAAGGATGATTTCAACGGGATTGTTGAGAGTGACGAAACATTCTTTTTGCTGTCAGAAAAAGGGAAAGAACAGCAAACAAGGAAAGGTCGCAAGCGAGGGGGTAGCTCCTCTTCAAGAGGTGTTTCCAAAGACCAGGTGGCTGTAATCGTGACGTCTGACCGTAAGGGGGCGATGGATATGAAGGTGGTCACCCTCGGGCGCATCAGCAAAGCTGACATCGAGAACGCCATTGGGAACCGAATTGAAAAGGACTCCATCCTATGCGCTGATGGGCACGTAAGCTATAAGGGCTTTGCCAAGGATAACCAGCTTTCATTGGTGGTGCTACGCGCAGACCTTAAGCAATATGTTAAGAATGGCATCTATCACATACAAACCGTAAACTCTTTGCATAATCGAGTGAAGAAGTGGATTGACTCAACGTTTTGGGGCGTCTCCACAAAATATCTTCAGAACTATTTAAACTGGTACAGAGTACAGCAAGCAGTCAAGAGCTCGCTTAGACCTACAGAAGAAGTCGTAAAGTACACAACACTTGACCTTTTAAGTCTTACGAGATACCGAACAATTGGAGAGAAATATCAAACGTTAAAAGCAACGCACTTATAA